From Catenulispora sp. GP43, one genomic window encodes:
- the htpX gene encoding zinc metalloprotease HtpX — MAARTRFAPDRQLTSRMVIVMFLLGLVYVAAIGVAVALAPKGLLPILIIVIGGFFFAQWFLSDKIALFSMNAKLVGPNDSAEAHRLHAVLDRLCALADMPKPRVGLVDTDVPNAFAAGRSQKNTVVCATTGLMRKLPDDRELEAVLAHELSHVAHKDVAVMTIASFLGILSGLITRITFEMGLWGGFSDRGRDDEESPAAVLFAVMIVSGLTYMLSFLLIRGLSRYRELAADRSGALLTGNPSAMSNALGRITGDMAMIPTQDLRKQQAFNAFFFTPAIKGASVSNLFATHPTLQVRQEKLAKLAVEIGR, encoded by the coding sequence GTGGCAGCAAGGACCCGTTTCGCGCCGGACCGGCAGCTGACATCGCGGATGGTCATCGTGATGTTCCTGCTCGGCCTGGTCTACGTCGCCGCGATCGGCGTGGCGGTGGCCCTCGCGCCCAAGGGCCTGCTGCCGATCCTCATCATCGTCATCGGCGGATTCTTCTTCGCGCAGTGGTTCCTGTCCGACAAGATCGCGCTGTTCTCGATGAACGCCAAGCTCGTCGGCCCGAACGACTCCGCCGAGGCGCACCGGCTGCACGCCGTGCTGGACCGGCTGTGCGCGCTGGCCGACATGCCCAAGCCGCGGGTCGGCCTGGTGGACACCGACGTCCCCAACGCCTTCGCCGCCGGCCGCAGCCAGAAGAACACCGTGGTCTGCGCGACCACCGGCCTGATGCGCAAGCTGCCCGACGACCGCGAGCTGGAGGCCGTGCTCGCGCACGAGCTCTCGCACGTCGCGCACAAGGACGTCGCGGTGATGACCATCGCCTCGTTCCTGGGCATCCTGTCCGGCCTGATCACCCGCATCACCTTCGAGATGGGGCTGTGGGGCGGCTTCTCCGACCGCGGCCGCGACGACGAGGAGAGCCCGGCGGCGGTGCTGTTCGCGGTGATGATCGTCTCCGGCCTGACCTACATGCTGTCCTTCCTGCTGATCCGCGGCCTGTCCCGGTACCGCGAACTGGCCGCCGACCGCTCCGGCGCGCTGCTCACCGGCAACCCGTCGGCGATGAGCAACGCGCTGGGCCGGATCACCGGCGACATGGCCATGATCCCGACCCAGGACCTGCGCAAGCAGCAGGCGTTCAACGCGTTCTTCTTCACCCCGGCGATCAAGGGCGCGAGCGTGTCGAACCTGTTCGCCACCCACCCGACGCTGCAGGTCCGTCAGGAGAAGCTGGCGAAGCTGGCCGTCGAGATCGGCCGCTGA